A window from Cryptomeria japonica chromosome 1, Sugi_1.0, whole genome shotgun sequence encodes these proteins:
- the LOC131858155 gene encoding uncharacterized protein LOC131858155 produces MKHIRDNTVVEFPYEEIFTRYGVCRELVTNRGAQLTSNSIAAMREEYNIRHKKSTIGFRPFELVYGKNAVMQIEFEHKTLRIAIELGMDLSEVQKERIVELNQLDGLRKSSLQNTILIQHHCVKWHDKYIITKAFHVSDWTLLYDSRYKDNLGKLQTWWLERVFANGAVKLATTDIARFKLLLNGHHLHLYYKPSTKEEFMLQFEGLCNPPAATDSDPLGSPSI; encoded by the coding sequence ATGAAACATATAAGAGACAACACAGTTGTCGAGTTTCCATATGAAGAGatctttacaaggtatggagtTTGTAGAGAACTTGTTACAAATCGGGGTGCTCAGCTCACATCTAACTCGATTGCTGCTATGAGAGAAGAATATAACATCAGGCATAAAAAGTCTACTATAGGGTTTAGACCCTTTGAACTGGTGTATGGAAAAAATGCAGTAATGCAAATAGAGTTTGAGCACAAAACTCTACGTATTGCAATAGAGCTGGGTATGGACCTCTCAGAAGTACAAAAGGAAAGAATAGTAGAACTCAATCAATTGGATGGATTGAGGAAATCTTCCCTGCAAAATACAATTCTAATTCAACATCACTGTgtgaaatggcatgataaatatattataACCAAAGCATTTCATGTCAGTGACTGGACTttgttatatgattctagatataaagacaaCCTTGGTAAATTACAAACATGGTGGCTTGAACGAGTGTTTGCTAATGGAGCGGTCAAACTGGCAACTACTGATATTGCAAGATTCAAACTACTACTCAATGGCCACCATCTTCATCTTTATTATAAGCCTAGTACTAAGGAGGAGTTTATGCTTCAATTTGAAGGACTTTGCAATCCTCCTGCAGCCACTGACAGTGACCCTCTGGGTTCACCATCTATTTGA